In the genome of Streptomyces globosus, one region contains:
- a CDS encoding phosphopantetheine-binding protein: MIRQVLEGYEVEEGEVTMRTRFGADLELESIDLVTLAGLLEERYGGAVNFAEFVADLDLEEIIELDVGRLVDHIRRCLKAADGVGTR; encoded by the coding sequence ATGATCCGACAGGTGCTGGAGGGCTACGAGGTGGAGGAGGGCGAGGTCACGATGCGAACGCGCTTCGGCGCCGATCTCGAACTGGAGAGCATCGACCTGGTGACGCTCGCCGGGCTGCTGGAGGAGCGCTACGGCGGCGCGGTCAACTTCGCCGAGTTCGTCGCGGACCTGGACCTGGAGGAGATCATCGAGCTGGACGTGGGCCGGCTCGTGGACCACATCCGCCGGTGCCTGAAGGCCGCGGACGGGGTGGGGACGCGGTGA
- a CDS encoding nuclease has protein sequence MSMLLIRGRFKVEGGPKPDGDTLPFIPDDVADWKLVPGGQVVPGADGRASIRLEGIDALETHYGQEPAPVDHQPRPLAHEAADELLKTLGFGTVLRDDDETLATVPDSVPGWILTRGADAYGRCVAFVGRGTPPVYSGYWTGVSARLLERTANHRLLERGLAYPAFYSGLPVYLRELLTEAAEKARASAAGVWAVDRTLQGFPVTGKKSITHDREGAVILPKLFRRLKDYLDFTGDPSPSADCFRAFLAGAADEYRLLPDTKRLYRGLHHIVEVTPDNIVRMTRSCREIVFTEK, from the coding sequence ATGTCCATGCTGCTGATCAGGGGCAGGTTCAAGGTCGAGGGAGGCCCGAAGCCCGACGGCGACACCCTCCCCTTCATCCCCGACGACGTCGCCGACTGGAAGCTTGTACCCGGCGGGCAGGTCGTCCCCGGCGCCGACGGGCGCGCGAGCATCCGGCTCGAAGGCATCGACGCCCTGGAGACCCACTACGGCCAGGAGCCGGCCCCCGTCGACCACCAGCCCCGCCCGCTGGCCCACGAGGCCGCGGACGAACTGCTGAAGACCCTCGGCTTCGGCACGGTCCTGCGCGACGACGACGAGACCCTCGCCACCGTCCCGGACAGCGTGCCCGGCTGGATCCTCACCCGCGGCGCCGACGCGTACGGCCGCTGCGTGGCGTTCGTCGGCCGCGGCACCCCTCCCGTCTACAGCGGCTACTGGACCGGCGTCAGCGCGAGACTGCTGGAGCGGACCGCCAACCACCGCCTCCTCGAACGCGGACTGGCCTACCCGGCGTTCTACTCCGGCCTCCCGGTGTACCTGCGCGAGCTGCTCACCGAGGCCGCGGAGAAGGCACGGGCGTCGGCCGCAGGGGTGTGGGCGGTCGACAGGACCCTCCAGGGCTTCCCTGTCACCGGCAAGAAGTCGATCACGCACGACCGCGAGGGGGCGGTGATCCTGCCGAAGCTGTTCCGCCGCCTGAAGGACTACCTCGACTTCACCGGGGACCCGAGCCCGTCGGCGGACTGCTTCCGCGCCTTCCTCGCCGGGGCGGCGGACGAGTACCGCCTCCTGCCCGACACCAAGCGGCTCTACCGGGGCCTGCACCACATCGTGGAGGTCACCCCCGACAACATCGTGCGGATGACCCGCTCGTGCCGGGAGATCGTCTTCACGGAGAAGTGA
- a CDS encoding class I SAM-dependent methyltransferase, translating into MSGRRERAARVAALRAVYREELADGTAVFFEPRAHRCPWCGSGRLGGRLRTADLLQHKPGEFALDRCHDCGHVFQNPRLSERGLAFYYRDFYDGLGEERLAGVFAGRTASYRARAESVRPHLAGPAEWLDVGTGHGHFCATAAELLPDVAFDGLDRSDGAELAELAGRVRHGHRGTFAELAEKAPGSYDVVSMFHYLEHAPDPLAELEAAYAVLRPGGLLVVDVPDPESRWARLLGRWWLPWLQPQHLHLAPAGNLRRRLDACGFTVLAQEHAQAHDAVDLVAAAWLALDAAAPREDLPWLPEPPGPARRALRGATLLAGVPLLLAATVLDRTVAGLAAERWGLTNAYRLVARREARPDAAPATAGG; encoded by the coding sequence ATGAGCGGGCGCAGGGAGCGCGCGGCCCGGGTGGCCGCGCTGCGCGCGGTGTACCGGGAGGAACTCGCGGACGGTACGGCGGTGTTCTTCGAGCCGCGCGCGCACCGCTGCCCGTGGTGCGGCTCCGGCCGGCTGGGAGGCCGGCTGCGCACCGCGGACCTGTTGCAGCACAAGCCGGGCGAGTTCGCCCTGGACCGGTGCCACGACTGCGGGCACGTCTTCCAGAACCCGCGGCTGAGCGAGCGCGGACTGGCCTTCTACTACCGGGACTTCTACGACGGCCTGGGCGAGGAGCGCCTCGCCGGGGTCTTCGCGGGGCGTACGGCCTCCTACCGGGCGCGAGCCGAGTCGGTGCGCCCGCACCTGGCCGGTCCGGCGGAGTGGCTGGACGTGGGCACCGGGCACGGGCACTTCTGTGCGACGGCCGCGGAGCTCCTGCCCGACGTGGCGTTCGACGGCCTGGACCGCTCCGACGGGGCGGAGCTGGCCGAGCTCGCGGGGCGGGTGCGGCACGGCCACCGCGGGACGTTCGCGGAGCTGGCGGAGAAGGCGCCCGGGTCGTACGACGTGGTGAGCATGTTCCACTACCTGGAGCACGCGCCGGATCCGCTCGCCGAGTTGGAGGCGGCGTACGCGGTCCTGCGGCCCGGCGGGCTGCTCGTGGTGGACGTGCCGGACCCGGAGAGCCGCTGGGCGCGGCTGCTGGGCCGCTGGTGGCTGCCGTGGCTCCAGCCGCAGCACCTGCACCTGGCGCCGGCGGGCAACCTGCGCCGGAGGCTGGACGCGTGCGGGTTCACGGTGCTGGCGCAGGAGCACGCGCAGGCACACGACGCGGTGGACCTGGTGGCGGCGGCGTGGCTGGCGCTGGACGCGGCGGCGCCCCGGGAGGACCTGCCGTGGCTGCCGGAGCCGCCGGGGCCGGCCCGGCGGGCGCTGCGGGGCGCGACCCTGCTGGCGGGGGTGCCGCTGCTGCTGGCGGCGACCGTCCTGGACCGGACGGTGGCGGGCCTGGCGGCGGAGCGGTGGGGGCTGACGAACGCCTACCGGCTGGTGGCCCGCCGCGAGGCCCGGCCTGACGCCGCACCGGCGACGGCCGGGGGATGA
- a CDS encoding glycosyltransferase produces the protein MSAFLLVVPPLVGHVNPLVGVASELAARGHRVAWAGDPVLVRRLAGPDAAVHPCARSGPEDGGGGGGGGTDPVRPPGMRGPEALRFLWERFLVPLAEAMAPGVREAVGAFRPDAVVADQQALAGALVAEDLGIPWATSATTSAEFADALAPMPRVAAWNDALLSGLRRRIGRPGGRCDPRFSPHLVLAFSTPELAGPVLRGGERIAWVGPSLAARPRPAAFPWERLDPGRALVLVTLGTANAGAGGRFLAEAAAAVRARAGAVQGVFADPDGVLGAREDDPDVVALPFVPQLDLLERAAAAVCHAGHNTVCEALWHGVPLVVAPIRDDQPVVAAQVEGCGAGVRVRFGRAGAAAIGAALDTVLGEPRIRAAAAGVSAAFRAAGGAAAAADHLERLARTGAGEGEDG, from the coding sequence GTGAGCGCCTTCCTCCTCGTGGTCCCGCCGCTCGTCGGGCACGTCAACCCGCTGGTGGGGGTGGCGTCCGAACTGGCCGCCCGGGGCCACCGGGTGGCCTGGGCCGGCGACCCGGTGCTGGTCCGGCGGCTGGCCGGACCGGACGCGGCCGTCCACCCGTGCGCCCGGAGCGGCCCGGAAGACGGGGGCGGCGGGGGCGGCGGCGGGACGGACCCCGTACGCCCGCCCGGCATGCGCGGCCCGGAGGCGCTGCGCTTCCTGTGGGAGCGCTTCCTGGTGCCGCTCGCCGAGGCCATGGCGCCCGGGGTCCGCGAGGCGGTCGGGGCGTTCCGTCCGGACGCGGTCGTCGCCGACCAGCAGGCGCTGGCCGGGGCGCTGGTCGCCGAGGACCTGGGGATCCCGTGGGCGACGTCGGCGACGACGTCCGCGGAGTTCGCGGACGCGCTCGCCCCGATGCCGCGGGTCGCCGCCTGGAACGACGCGCTGCTGAGCGGCCTGCGCCGGCGGATCGGGCGTCCGGGCGGCAGGTGCGACCCGCGCTTCTCCCCGCACCTCGTGCTCGCGTTCAGCACTCCCGAGCTGGCCGGGCCGGTGCTGCGCGGCGGCGAGCGGATCGCCTGGGTCGGGCCGTCCCTGGCGGCCCGGCCGCGCCCGGCGGCGTTCCCGTGGGAGCGGCTCGATCCCGGGCGCGCCCTGGTGCTGGTGACGCTGGGGACCGCGAACGCCGGCGCCGGCGGCCGGTTCCTCGCCGAGGCGGCGGCAGCCGTGCGGGCGCGGGCCGGGGCCGTGCAGGGCGTGTTCGCCGATCCCGACGGCGTACTCGGCGCACGGGAGGACGATCCGGATGTCGTCGCGCTGCCGTTCGTGCCGCAGCTCGACCTGCTGGAGCGGGCCGCGGCCGCAGTCTGCCACGCCGGCCACAACACGGTGTGCGAGGCGCTGTGGCACGGCGTCCCGCTGGTCGTGGCGCCGATCCGCGACGACCAGCCGGTGGTCGCCGCGCAGGTCGAGGGGTGCGGGGCGGGCGTGCGGGTCCGCTTCGGGCGGGCCGGTGCCGCCGCGATCGGCGCGGCCCTCGACACCGTGCTGGGAGAGCCGCGCATCCGGGCGGCGGCCGCGGGAGTGTCCGCCGCGTTCCGGGCGGCGGGGGGCGCGGCCGCAGCGGCGGACCATCTGGAACGGCTGGCCCGGACAGGCGCCGGGGAAGGGGAGGACGGATGA
- a CDS encoding AAA family ATPase has translation MPSTLSAPAPSAPAPAQLDVASELLALLRDTTTEPRPDVQLEALTLAVAADLPVLLWGEPGIGKTAALTQLAENLGLPLTTVIASVHEPSDFSGLPVIGDDPAVQGVPMAPPDWAVRLVRAGRGLLFLDELSTAPPAVQAALLRLVLERRIGSLRLPDGVRIVAAANPRASAADGWELSPPLANRFVHLQWVHDHDVVVRGLGGTWPRATLPQLDPARLADAVDLARRAVCGLLAGRPALVHRLPAGETRRGGAWPSPRSWEMTLRLIAFATAAGSSRDVLSLLVRGAVGDGPGLELLAGLDRMDLPDPEDLLADPEAAVLPERGDLRQAVLDSVVAAVRSRPEKSRWDAAWTLLVRAVESGAPDLVVVPATTLASLRRDAWDVPEAIEELAGVVALSRRADRAAARTAPGAKAGR, from the coding sequence ATGCCTTCCACCCTGTCCGCTCCCGCCCCGTCCGCTCCCGCCCCGGCGCAGCTCGACGTCGCCTCCGAGCTGCTGGCGCTGCTCCGCGACACCACCACCGAGCCGCGCCCCGACGTACAGCTGGAAGCCCTGACCCTGGCCGTGGCCGCCGACCTGCCCGTCCTGCTGTGGGGCGAACCGGGCATCGGCAAGACCGCGGCCCTCACCCAGCTCGCCGAGAACCTGGGCCTCCCGCTGACCACGGTGATCGCGAGCGTGCACGAGCCGTCGGACTTCTCGGGCCTGCCCGTCATCGGCGACGACCCCGCCGTGCAGGGCGTGCCGATGGCGCCGCCGGACTGGGCCGTCCGCCTGGTGCGGGCCGGCCGCGGACTGCTGTTCCTGGACGAGCTGTCGACCGCGCCGCCGGCCGTGCAGGCCGCCCTGCTCCGCCTTGTACTGGAACGGCGCATCGGCTCCCTCCGGCTGCCGGACGGCGTGCGCATCGTGGCCGCGGCGAACCCGCGTGCGTCGGCGGCCGACGGATGGGAGCTGAGCCCCCCGCTGGCGAACCGGTTCGTCCACCTGCAGTGGGTGCACGACCACGACGTCGTCGTACGGGGCCTCGGCGGGACGTGGCCGCGGGCGACGCTGCCGCAGCTCGACCCCGCACGGCTCGCGGACGCCGTGGACCTCGCCCGCCGGGCGGTGTGCGGGCTGCTCGCCGGACGTCCGGCGCTCGTGCACCGGCTGCCGGCCGGGGAGACGCGCCGCGGCGGGGCCTGGCCGTCCCCGCGGAGCTGGGAGATGACGCTGCGTCTGATCGCATTTGCCACCGCGGCCGGATCCTCCCGGGACGTCCTGTCCCTGCTGGTGCGTGGCGCGGTCGGGGACGGTCCGGGACTGGAGCTGCTGGCCGGCCTGGACCGGATGGACCTGCCGGACCCGGAGGACCTGCTGGCGGATCCGGAGGCGGCCGTCCTGCCCGAGCGGGGTGACCTGCGGCAGGCCGTGCTCGATTCCGTCGTCGCGGCCGTGCGCAGCCGCCCCGAGAAGTCCCGCTGGGACGCCGCCTGGACGCTCCTGGTGCGGGCCGTCGAATCCGGGGCCCCCGACCTGGTGGTGGTTCCCGCGACCACGCTCGCCTCGCTGCGCCGCGACGCGTGGGACGTCCCCGAGGCGATCGAGGAGCTCGCCGGGGTGGTGGCCCTCTCGCGCCGCGCCGACCGGGCGGCGGCGCGGACCGCGCCCGGCGCGAAGGCCGGCCGATGA
- a CDS encoding alpha/beta fold hydrolase, which yields MTVLDTGRVRLHVQRLAPPDGRPARATVVLVHGLLTDSLASYYFTIAPALAAAGLDVVMYDQRGHGRSERPARGYGLDDAAGDLDAVLSGLGVRGPVHLVGNSYGGTVAFAYALRRPERVAGLVVVESEPATAAWAAKLAGLLERVRHEMTADEDAALAWIAAHHGGHTARLARAAGRLVRDTSIAVDIPASPVLDDDAIRALRCPVLALYGAESDLAGQAPRLRALLPHCTAELVPGLRHSVLVEAPARVRDAVLDWVGRTTAPAAAERQPAAAGPRVHAR from the coding sequence GTGACCGTCCTCGACACCGGCCGGGTCCGGCTGCACGTGCAGCGCCTCGCACCGCCGGACGGCCGCCCCGCGCGGGCCACCGTGGTGCTGGTGCACGGGCTGCTCACCGACAGCCTGGCCAGCTACTACTTCACCATCGCCCCGGCCCTGGCCGCGGCGGGGCTGGACGTCGTCATGTACGACCAGCGGGGCCACGGCCGCAGCGAGCGCCCGGCCCGCGGGTACGGGCTCGACGACGCGGCCGGGGACCTGGACGCCGTCCTGTCCGGGCTGGGGGTGCGGGGGCCGGTGCACCTGGTGGGCAACTCGTACGGCGGGACGGTCGCGTTCGCGTACGCGCTGCGGCGCCCGGAGCGGGTGGCCGGCCTGGTGGTGGTGGAGTCGGAGCCCGCGACCGCCGCGTGGGCGGCCAAGCTGGCAGGCCTGCTGGAGCGGGTCCGCCACGAGATGACCGCCGACGAGGATGCGGCGCTCGCCTGGATCGCCGCCCACCACGGCGGGCACACCGCCCGCCTGGCGAGGGCCGCCGGGCGGCTCGTACGGGACACCAGCATCGCCGTGGACATCCCGGCCAGCCCGGTGCTCGACGACGACGCGATCCGGGCCCTGCGCTGCCCCGTCCTGGCCCTGTACGGGGCCGAGTCCGACCTCGCCGGGCAGGCGCCCCGGCTGCGGGCACTGCTGCCGCACTGCACCGCGGAGCTGGTGCCGGGGCTGCGCCACTCGGTCCTGGTGGAGGCGCCGGCGCGGGTGCGGGACGCGGTCCTCGACTGGGTCGGCCGCACCACCGCGCCCGCGGCGGCGGAGCGGCAGCCGGCCGCCGCCGGGCCGCGGGTGCACGCCCGGTGA
- a CDS encoding type I polyketide synthase: protein MSVLLPGTPDLAAYWRHLCAGADLVGEVPPGRWDAAYYHPGSAPEAAAADRVYCRRGGFVDAVAEVDPTRLGVMPSSVPATEPDQLIALHVAANALADAGGPGRLPDRERVGIVLGRGGYLTPGLVRLDQRVRTARQLVCTLAELLPGLDADRLEEVRRAFTERLGPDRPEDAIGLVPNLAASRVANRLDLRGPAYTVDAACASSLLAVDQAVSALADGRCDVMLAGGVHHCHDITLWSVFSQLRALSPSERIRPFHRGADGLLIGEGTGVVVLKRLADAERDGDRVYAVVRGTGVSSDGRASGLVNPDPAGQARAVRAAWRAAGLDPAAPGSLGLLEAHGTATPAGDAAELATLQQVFGPPDTSQGAGRPVLGSVKSMIGHAMPAAGIAGLVKAALAVYHGVLLPTLHCEDPHPALARTRFRPLAQAAPWEEGPGGGPRRAGVNAFGFGGINAHVVLEQAPASAPAAALPLPPGPRARTAVDEPERVLLLAAETPGGLARLLDAPDPAVHAEGQAAAPAKPVRLAVVGPSAERLALARRAVAKGAPWHGRGDVWFRPGPLLGAASPGPGRTVFLFPGLEAEFAPRVDEVADRFGLPRPPAPPGPAADGPAAVGGLGRHGLGVVAVGRLLDAALRRIGAVPDAVAGHSVGEWTAMAAGGLYEEEAVDAFMAALDPEAVRAADLAYAAVGAHADRVAERLAGGGHPGVVVSHDNAPGQCMVCGPPDAVGRFAAEVRAGGVLVRTLPFRSGFHTPMLAPCIGPFREAAERLPLRTPHTPVWSGTTGRPFPADAAGVRELFVRHLLEPVRFRVLTGSLYEAGFRVFVQVGPGQLGSLVGDTLAARDHLVVAANSARRGGLAQLRRVAAALWTAGAATDPEAVDGRDAGPERTARPGAAGARTGRPVRLDLGAALVSLPPSARPPLAPHPSPSAVAAAASAAGGPVAAELAALLDETARTAQTAAALLAGAGRPGTRVRRRAPAAPAARRETVRVSVEHMPYLLDHCFFPQRADWPDVADRWPVVPATTITALMKAAAERAAPGRAAVAVHDACFDRWLTAAEPVDVPVSVAPCGPDRVAVSFGPHARAVVELAGRWPAEPPPAVPADPAGERVPDHTAEEVYRERWMFHGPAYRGMSRLTAIGDRHVRAVLTVPPAPGGLLDNVGQVLGYWIMATRTERTVVFPVRVRQMRFHGPDPRPGTRVECTVRITSLTDTVLEADAVLTVAGRVWAELSGWQDRRFDNDPHTRPVERFPDRNTLSVAGPGGWSLVFERWPDLASRELIMRNALGGPERAAYAARPPRGRRQWLLGRIAAKDAVRRLLWEAGEGPVFPAELLVENEPSGRPRVTGRYGRTLPPLRVSVAHRAEAGVALARAADAPVGPGPGPGIDIEEIAEPGGATAATVFGAAELALLAACRAGSAEPADVWFTRFWAAKEAVAKAEGTGLRGRPRDIEVTAAEPDRLTVRVRRRTDAADPPGAPGPPGGPYGVYRVGCTEVANPPGLPPRAYVVAWTTGPDPDPPGPGADRDEGSEG, encoded by the coding sequence ATGTCCGTGCTGCTGCCGGGCACGCCCGACCTGGCCGCGTACTGGCGCCACCTGTGCGCCGGTGCGGACCTCGTCGGGGAGGTGCCGCCCGGACGCTGGGACGCCGCCTACTACCACCCGGGGAGTGCGCCCGAGGCGGCTGCCGCCGACCGGGTGTACTGCCGGCGCGGCGGGTTCGTGGACGCGGTCGCGGAGGTGGACCCCACCCGCCTGGGGGTGATGCCGTCCTCCGTGCCCGCCACCGAACCGGACCAGCTGATCGCCCTGCACGTGGCGGCGAACGCGCTGGCCGACGCCGGCGGGCCCGGCCGGCTGCCGGACCGCGAGCGCGTCGGGATCGTCCTGGGGCGCGGCGGCTACCTCACGCCCGGGCTGGTCCGCCTCGACCAGCGCGTCCGCACCGCCCGCCAACTGGTGTGCACGCTGGCCGAGTTGCTGCCGGGGCTGGATGCGGACCGGCTGGAGGAGGTGCGGCGGGCGTTCACCGAGCGGCTGGGCCCCGACCGGCCGGAGGACGCGATCGGGCTGGTCCCGAACCTGGCCGCCTCCCGGGTCGCGAACCGGCTGGACCTGCGGGGGCCGGCGTACACGGTGGACGCTGCGTGCGCGTCGTCGCTGCTGGCCGTGGACCAGGCGGTCTCCGCGCTGGCCGACGGCCGGTGCGACGTGATGCTGGCCGGGGGCGTGCACCACTGCCACGACATCACGCTGTGGAGCGTGTTCTCGCAGCTGCGCGCCCTGTCGCCGAGCGAGCGGATCCGCCCCTTCCACCGCGGTGCGGACGGCCTGCTCATCGGCGAGGGCACGGGCGTGGTGGTGCTCAAGCGCCTCGCCGACGCGGAGCGCGACGGCGACCGCGTCTACGCCGTGGTCCGCGGTACGGGCGTGAGCAGCGACGGCCGCGCCTCCGGCCTCGTGAACCCCGATCCGGCCGGGCAGGCACGGGCCGTACGGGCGGCCTGGCGGGCCGCAGGCCTCGACCCGGCCGCGCCGGGCTCCCTCGGGCTGCTGGAGGCGCACGGGACGGCCACCCCGGCCGGCGACGCCGCCGAACTCGCCACCCTGCAACAGGTGTTCGGGCCGCCGGACACCTCGCAGGGGGCGGGCCGGCCCGTGCTCGGCTCCGTGAAGTCGATGATCGGGCATGCCATGCCGGCCGCGGGGATCGCCGGGCTCGTCAAGGCGGCGCTGGCCGTGTACCACGGCGTGCTGCTGCCGACCCTGCACTGCGAGGACCCGCACCCGGCGCTTGCCCGGACGCGCTTCCGCCCGCTCGCGCAGGCGGCCCCGTGGGAGGAGGGGCCGGGCGGCGGGCCGCGCCGGGCGGGGGTCAACGCGTTCGGCTTCGGCGGGATCAACGCGCACGTCGTCCTCGAACAGGCCCCCGCCTCCGCCCCGGCGGCCGCGCTGCCCCTCCCGCCGGGGCCGCGCGCCCGGACGGCGGTCGACGAGCCGGAGCGCGTCCTGCTCCTGGCCGCGGAGACGCCCGGCGGCCTCGCCCGCCTCCTCGACGCGCCCGATCCGGCGGTACACGCCGAAGGGCAGGCCGCCGCCCCGGCGAAGCCGGTGCGGCTGGCCGTCGTCGGGCCGTCCGCGGAGCGGCTGGCCCTGGCCCGGCGGGCCGTCGCCAAGGGCGCGCCGTGGCACGGCCGCGGCGACGTCTGGTTCCGCCCCGGCCCCCTGCTCGGGGCGGCCTCACCGGGGCCCGGCAGGACGGTGTTCCTCTTCCCCGGCCTGGAGGCCGAGTTCGCTCCGCGCGTCGACGAGGTCGCCGACCGGTTCGGTCTGCCCCGCCCGCCGGCCCCGCCGGGCCCCGCAGCGGACGGGCCTGCCGCGGTCGGCGGGCTGGGCCGGCACGGGCTGGGCGTCGTCGCCGTCGGCCGCCTCCTCGACGCCGCGCTGCGCCGCATCGGCGCCGTACCGGACGCGGTCGCCGGGCACAGCGTCGGCGAGTGGACGGCCATGGCCGCGGGCGGACTGTACGAGGAGGAGGCGGTGGACGCGTTCATGGCCGCCCTGGACCCAGAGGCGGTCCGGGCGGCCGACCTGGCGTACGCGGCCGTCGGCGCGCACGCCGACCGGGTGGCGGAACGGCTGGCCGGGGGCGGTCACCCGGGGGTGGTCGTCTCGCACGACAACGCGCCCGGCCAGTGCATGGTGTGCGGACCGCCCGACGCGGTCGGGCGGTTCGCCGCCGAAGTGCGCGCCGGCGGCGTCCTGGTGCGGACCCTGCCGTTCCGCTCGGGTTTCCACACGCCGATGCTCGCGCCGTGCATCGGGCCCTTCCGGGAGGCCGCCGAACGGCTGCCGCTGCGCACCCCGCACACCCCGGTCTGGTCGGGCACGACGGGCCGGCCTTTTCCGGCCGACGCGGCGGGGGTCCGCGAGCTGTTCGTTCGCCACCTGCTGGAGCCGGTCCGCTTCCGCGTCCTCACCGGCTCCCTGTACGAGGCCGGCTTCCGCGTCTTCGTCCAGGTGGGCCCGGGACAGCTCGGCTCCCTGGTCGGGGACACCCTGGCGGCGCGCGACCACCTGGTCGTCGCCGCGAACTCGGCGCGCCGCGGGGGTCTGGCCCAGCTGCGGCGGGTGGCGGCCGCACTGTGGACGGCCGGCGCCGCCACGGACCCCGAGGCCGTGGACGGGCGGGATGCCGGGCCGGAGCGCACGGCACGTCCCGGCGCCGCCGGGGCACGCACCGGGCGCCCGGTCCGGCTGGACCTCGGCGCGGCGCTGGTGTCGCTGCCCCCGTCGGCCCGACCGCCCCTCGCACCGCACCCCTCCCCCAGCGCGGTCGCAGCTGCGGCATCCGCGGCCGGCGGGCCCGTGGCCGCCGAGTTGGCGGCGCTGCTGGACGAGACGGCGCGCACGGCGCAGACCGCCGCCGCGCTGCTCGCCGGGGCCGGGCGGCCGGGCACCCGCGTACGCCGGCGCGCGCCCGCGGCGCCCGCTGCGCGCCGGGAGACGGTGCGGGTGTCGGTGGAGCACATGCCGTACCTGCTGGACCACTGCTTCTTCCCGCAGCGCGCGGACTGGCCGGACGTGGCGGACCGGTGGCCGGTGGTGCCGGCGACGACGATCACGGCGCTGATGAAGGCGGCGGCGGAGCGTGCCGCTCCGGGGCGGGCGGCGGTCGCGGTGCACGACGCGTGCTTCGACCGGTGGCTGACGGCCGCCGAGCCGGTGGACGTCCCGGTCTCCGTGGCCCCGTGCGGCCCGGACCGGGTGGCGGTGTCGTTCGGGCCGCATGCGCGCGCCGTGGTGGAGCTGGCCGGCCGGTGGCCGGCGGAACCGCCGCCCGCGGTGCCGGCCGACCCGGCGGGCGAGCGGGTGCCCGACCACACCGCGGAGGAGGTCTACCGGGAGCGCTGGATGTTCCACGGCCCTGCCTACCGGGGGATGAGCCGGCTCACCGCCATCGGCGACCGGCACGTGCGGGCCGTCCTGACGGTGCCGCCCGCACCGGGCGGTCTGCTGGACAACGTGGGACAGGTCCTCGGCTACTGGATCATGGCGACGCGCACCGAGCGGACCGTCGTCTTCCCGGTCCGGGTGCGGCAGATGCGCTTCCACGGCCCGGACCCGCGGCCCGGCACCCGGGTGGAGTGCACGGTGCGGATCACGTCCCTGACGGACACCGTGCTGGAGGCGGACGCCGTGCTGACGGTGGCGGGCCGGGTGTGGGCGGAGCTTTCGGGCTGGCAGGACCGGCGCTTCGACAACGATCCGCACACCCGGCCGGTGGAGCGCTTCCCCGACCGCAACACCCTCTCGGTGGCCGGGCCCGGCGGCTGGTCGCTGGTGTTCGAGCGCTGGCCCGACCTGGCGTCCCGCGAGCTGATCATGCGGAACGCCCTGGGCGGGCCGGAACGGGCCGCGTACGCCGCCCGGCCGCCGCGCGGCCGCCGGCAGTGGCTGCTGGGCCGGATCGCGGCGAAGGACGCGGTGCGCCGCCTGCTGTGGGAGGCCGGGGAGGGGCCCGTCTTCCCCGCCGAACTCCTCGTGGAGAACGAGCCGTCGGGGCGGCCGCGCGTCACGGGCCGGTACGGGCGCACGCTGCCGCCGCTGCGGGTGTCGGTGGCGCACCGGGCCGAGGCGGGCGTGGCGCTCGCCCGCGCCGCCGACGCCCCGGTCGGGCCGGGACCGGGGCCGGGCATCGACATCGAGGAGATCGCCGAGCCGGGCGGCGCGACCGCGGCGACCGTGTTCGGGGCGGCGGAGCTGGCCCTGCTGGCGGCCTGCCGGGCCGGCTCGGCGGAGCCTGCGGACGTGTGGTTCACCCGGTTCTGGGCGGCCAAGGAGGCCGTCGCCAAAGCGGAGGGCACCGGACTGCGCGGCCGGCCCCGGGACATCGAGGTGACGGCGGCGGAGCCGGACCGGCTGACGGTCCGCGTCCGCCGCCGCACGGACGCGGCCGACCCGCCGGGCGCGCCGGGCCCGCCGGGGGGCCCGTACGGCGTGTACCGGGTCGGCTGCACGGAGGTGGCCAACCCTCCGGGGCTGCCGCCGCGCGCGTACGTCGTGGCGTGGACGACCGGCCCGGACCCGGATCCGCCGGGGCCGGGCGCCGACCGTGACGAGGGGAGCGAAGGGTGA